In Flavobacterium sp. GSB-24, the genomic window GATTCCGATTACAAAACCGTTTACTTTTGCGTTATTGGCATAATTTTTTAACCACTCTACAATATGCGTATTTACTTTTTCTGTCTGAATTGTACTTTTTTTAGCCATAATAGTTTAAGTTTTAAAATGCAGGGATGTATATTTGCAGAATTATTTCAAAGTATACATTTACTTTAAATTCTGGTAACACAAATCTAATTAAAATAAAATGAAAATTTATCGCTTTGCAGTGGTTCTGTGCCTGTTTTTTTTGTCTTGCGATCAAAAATCTAAGGTTGAAAAAGAAGTAGAAGAAATTCCCGTTGATATAAAAGTAGAACGTTTTGATAAGGTATTTTTTGAGACCAAACCTCAAGATCTTGCAAAGGTGAAAAAACAATATCCTTTTTTCTTTCCTGCCGGCAACGATGACAATATTTGGTTGCAGAAAATGAACGATCCGATCTGGAAGGAAGTTTATGAAGAGGTACAAAAAAAATACAGCAATTTTGAACCAGTTCGTAAAGAGTTTGATGCTCTTTTTCAACACGTAAAATATTATTTCCCTAAAACTAAAATTCCAAAAGTCATTACAGTTATTGGTGAGATGGATTATAGTGCAAAAGCAATTTATGCAGATAGCCTTGTAATTGTAGCTTTAGAACTCTATCTGGGGAAAGATCATAAGTTTTATGAATTTCCAAACTATTTAAAACAGAATTTTGAGGAAAGACAGATTATGCCAGATGTAGTTTCGAGTTTTTCTTACCGAAATATCCCAAATTTACCAGACAGGAGTTTAGTGGCTCAAATGGTTTTTGAAGGAAAACAGCTTTATGCAAAAGACCTGCTTCTTCCAGATTATACAGATGCAGAAAAAATGGGTTATACACCAGAGCAGATTAAATGGTGTGAAGAAAATGAAGCCTATATGTGGCGTTATTTTATAGAAAATGAAATGCTTTACAGCGATGATCCAAAATTGACGACGCGATTTATGACACCAGCTCCTTTTTCTAAATTTTATTTGGAAATAGACAACGATTCTCCAGGCCGTGTAGGTGCTTGGATTGGGTGGCAGATGGTGCGTTCTTATATGAAAAACAATAATGTTTCTTTAGCTGAATTGTTTAAAGTTCAGCCGAAAGAGATTTTCGAAAAATCAAAATATAAACCTAAGAAATAATGGCAGACACAATAAATTCAGAGATTAAATTCAACGTAGAATTAGACGAAAACCGCGTTCCCGAAAAATTAACTTGGAGCGCTCAAGATGGCGGAGTTAACGCTGAAGAAGCAAAAGCTATAATGTTGTCTATTTGGGACAGTAAAGCAAAAGAAACAATGCGTATCGATTTATGGACAAAAGATATGCCGGTAGACGAAATGAAGATTTTCTTCCACCAGACTCTAGTAGCAATGTCAGATACTTTTAAACGTGCTACAGACGATGAAAAAATGTCTGACACCATGAAAGATTTCTGTGATTATTTTGCTGAAAAATTGGAGCTGACAAAACAATAAAAATTCTAATAAAAAGAAGAAATCCCAAATGCCAAACTTTAAAAATTGGAATTTGGGATTTTTTATTTCCTCTTTAAGGTATCTTCTTTCGCTTTTAAAATAAAATTAATCAAAAATTTTAAGGAGGTTTATTTTTATAGATTACTTTAGTAAGGTAAAATTAATTGTATGCTGTTCCCATTTCTAGTAAGTCTTGTCGGATTATTTTTTTTGTTGTTAAATAGCATTCTTTTTTATACGACGCGAAAAAACAAAGATGTCCAGTATTTCATAATTACGGTTTATCTGATGTTTTTATTTGTGCAGGAATTGTGCTGTAATATTATTGGGTTTTATAGACCGGGATCAAATTTTTTCCTTTCCCATTACTACTTTATTTTTCAATTTATTGCTTTAAGTATATTCTTCTGGAGTTTGTTTACAAATGTTAGGTTGAAAAATACAGTACTTTTTTTTCTTGTACTGGTTTTAATTTTATTGGCGATACAATATTACAGAAAACCAGATCTTTACTGGAAGTTTAATTTGTTTGAAATTGGTGTTACCTCAGTGTTACTGATTGTATATGCACTTACTTTTGTGATACAAAATATTCGAATTGCTAAACTAGATTATTTGTATTTCTCTAATGGATTGATAATTTACCTTATCAGCAGTTTAAGTATTTTTTTGAGTGGTAATACCGATTCAGTAATTTTTACAGAACCATTTGTACTTGATTTTTGGTTTTTTAATTCTTTGTTTTACATCTTGTATCAATTCTTAATATTTAAAGAATGGAAAGTTTTAAGATATAAAAGGAATGCTAATGAATTCAAGTTGAAAGATATTCTCTAATTTTATAAAACTGATGACTAATAATAAAAAAACTCCAAATTCCATTTTTAATACTTTGGAATTTGGAGTTTAAATATTTAGAATTGATGTTTTTAAATAGAATTTAAAAATCCGCTGTTGTTTTTAAAAACTTCTTGGTTTACTTCATCAATGTAAGACAAAAGTTCTTCTTTTCCGATTGATTCTGTAGATGAGGTTACGAAATATTGCGGCATTTCAGCCCAGTTGTTGGCATACATTTGTTTTTTGTAAGCAGCAATATGAGAGTCTACTTTTACTTTACTGATTTTATCAGCTTTAGTGAAAATAATACAAAACGGAATTTCGCTTTCTCCCATATAAGACATAAATTCAATGTCTATTTTTTGGGCTTCGTGGCGAATATCAATCAAAACAAAAGCACAGACCAATTGTTCTCTGTTTTCAAAATAATCAGTAATAAACTGCTGAAAAACAGATTTTGTTTTTTTTGAAACTTTAGCATAACCATAACCTGGTAAATCGACTAAAAACCAATTATTGTTGATTTTAAAGTGATTTATTAATTGAGTTTTTCCTGGTCTTCCAGATGTTTTTGCTAAATTTTTATGGTTGGTAATCATGTTTATCAACGATGATTTACCTACGTTTGATCGGCCTATAAATGCGTATTCCGGCAGAAACTCAGCTGGGCATTTTGAAGCATCAGAATTACTGATAATAAATTCGGCGCTATTAATTTTCATGTATTTTGTTTTTTAAAACCTTCTTAAAATCGAAAGTCAGAGGCTATAATTTCTGCTCGGTGAGCCATTTCTCTAGAATTTCATTAAATTCATCAGGATGTTCCATCATAGCGGCATGTCCACATTTGTCAATCCAATACAAAGTTGAATTTGGCAATAATTTATCAAATTCTTCTGCAACATTTGGCGGTGTAACAGAATCATTTTTACCCCAAATAATGCAGGTTTCTACATCCATTTTTGGTAAATCTTTAGCCATATTATGACGAATTGCACTTTTAGCAATCGTTAAAGTTTTAATTAATTTGATGCGGTCATTAGCGGTTGCGTACACTTCATCAATAAGCTCAGGAGTTGCAATTTTTGGGTCATAAAATACATCTTCAGCTTTCTTCCTGATGTATTCGTAATCACCTCTTCTAGGGTAACTGTCTCCCATTGCACTCTCGTAAAGACCAGAACTTCCAGTGATTACAAGTCCAGCAACTTTTTCGGGATAAAGCTTTGTGTGGTACAATGCGATATGTCCTCCTAAAGAATTTCCGAGAAGAATTACTTTGTCAAATCCTTTAAAAGTAATAAAATCTTTTACGTACTTGGCAAAACTTTTTACGTTAGTTTTTAAAATACTTTGAGTATATATTGGCAAATCCGGGATAACAACTTTATATCCTTTTGTTGGGAAATATTGTGCTACACCATCAAAGTTACTAAGACCTCCCATTAACCCATGCAGAATAACGATAGGTGTACCTTCTCCAGCTTCAAAATAGCTGTATTTGCCTTCTTTTTTGTAGTGTTTGTCCATCTAATCTAATGCCAATTTCAATTTCGACAAATATAGGGTTAAATAAATAAAAATGAATTTTTGCTGCCATTTTTTAACTAGATAATTTCGGTAGAATTTCTAATCCGTTAAAAACCAGTAATTAATGCATGTTTTGTTAAAATCTTAAAATGTTAATAAATCTGCATTATAATCAATTTTTTAAGAAAATTAGCGCATTATTTTTTCGAATGAATAACGTATTTATTAATCTGTTAATTAATAGTTAATGTATTGATTGTTTGTTAATTATAGAAAGTGGTATCAATGTGGTTAAACTTATTAACAAAGTGGTATAAAGTGGTAAAATGTGGTAATATTTTTTATATTTTTGCTGTATAACATGTTAACTAGTTTTTTTTGAACACAATTGTTGGAACATATGAATGTAAAGTCGATGCTAAAGGGAGGCTAATGATGCCCGCACCTTTGAAAAAGCAATTGACGGCTTCTCTTCAAAGCGGGTTTGTTTTGAAGCGTTCTGTTTTTCAGCCGTGTTTAGAATTGTATCCAATGGAAGAATGGGATGCGATGATGAAAAAAATAAACAAGCTTAATCGCTTTGTAAAAAAGAATAACGATTTCATTAGGAGGTTTACTGCTGGTGTTAAAGTGGTTGAGGTTGATGCATTAGGAAGACTGCTTGTTCCAAAAGATTTGGTAACGTTTGCTAGTATTTCTAAAGATGTGGTTTTTTCATCTGCGGTTAATATTGTGGAGATTTGGGATAAAGATTTATACGAAAAATCAATAAGCGGCGAAGATATGGATTTTGCAGATTTAGCCGAAGAAGTAATGGGAAATATTAATGACGACGACAATGGAATATCATAATCCGGTTTTGCTTCATCCAACAGTAGATGGTTTAAATATTAAACCTGACGGTGTGTATGTAGATGTTACGTTTGGAGGCGGTGGTCATTCAAAAGAAATTTTAAAAAGATTAGGGCCAAACGGAAGGCTGTTTGCATTTGATCAAGACGAAGATGCACTTGCAAATGCATTGCCAGACGAAAGGTTTACCTTGATAAATGAGAATTTTAGGTTTTTAAAAAGATTTTTACGTTTTCACGGAGTAAAATCGGTAGACGGAATCTTGGCAGATTTGGGAGTTTCGTCACATCAGTTCGATGTTCCAGAAAGAGGTTTTTCAACCAGATTTGATGCCGAACTAGATATGCGGATGAGTCAAAAAAATGATTTGAATGCTTATCGGGTGGTTAACGAATATGAAGAACAGGATTTACGTCGTGTTTTTTTTGATTATGGGGAGTTGAAGAATGCACCAGTTTTAGCAAGAACAATTGTAGAGGCAAGAAGAGATTATCCGATCAAAACGACAGACGAATTAAAAGATGTTTTGAAGAAATATTTGCCAGAGAAAGTTCGAAATAAAATATTGGCCCAGATTTATCAGGCTATTCGAATTGAGGTAAATCAGGAAATGGATGTTTTGAAAGAATTCATCGAGCAGTCATTGGAGGTTTTAAAACCAGGAGGAAGATTTTCTGTAATCTCTTATCATTCTTTAGAAGATCGTCTGGTAAAAAGATTTATCAAAAACGGAATGTTTGAAGGAGAACCAGAAAGAGATTTTTTCGGAAATTTTTCAGTTCCATTTAAAACAATAGGAAAATTGATTGTTCCAGATAATGAGGAAATCAAAATCAATAATAGAGCAAGAAGTGCCAAATTAAGAGTTGCTGAAAAGATATAATATATATTAAGGTAGGAAAAAATGAAAAGCGGCGTGTTTAGCATATTAAAAGCAAGATTTCTGATACATGATGATGCGGTAAAAAATTGGCGTTTTATTGTTTTTATAATTCTGCTGGCCATTTTGATGATTGCAAATACACAGCGATACGAGCAAAAGGTTTTTGAAATTGCGAAATTAAGCAACGAAGTAAAAGAATTGAGGTCTGAATTTGTAGATCGACGTTCAGAATTAATGAAATTAAAAATGGAGTCAACGATTTCTGATAAAATGAAGGAAAAACAAATTTTTCCTTCTACAGTTCCTCCAGTTAAAATAGAAGTTACAAAAGAAGAAGAAAAAAATTTCTTTAAAAGAATATGGCAGTAGAAGATAAACATATATCCTACAGAATTTACCTCGTAGCAGTTTTCATCTTTTTGATGGCAATTGCTATTGTAGTTAAGTTAACCAATATTCAGTGGGTTGAAGGAGATTATTATAGAAAACTGGCTAAACAGCGTACAGTTAGAAATTTTGTAATTCCGGCAAACAAAGGAAATATTTATTCTGCTGATGGAAGTTTATTGGCAACCTCAATTCCGAACTATGAAATTCGTTTTGATGCAAAAGCACCAAAAAAAGAAACTTTTGAGAAGTATGTAAAGCAATTAGCAGATTCTTTAGAAACTGTTTTAGACAGACCATCAGGTTATTACGAAAAAGAATTAAGAAAAGCGCGCGAAAATAAAAACCGTTATTATTTGATTGCCCGCAATTTAAGTTATACCGAATATGTGAAAATTAAAGGTTTTCCATTATTTAATTTAGGCGCTTTTAAAGGTGGGATTATAGTTGAACAAGAAACCGTTAGAAAACATCCAATTGGAAAAATTGCAGAAAGAACAATTGGTTACGACCGAGTTGATCCTGCAACAGGTGTAGAAGTTGGAAAAGGAATTGAGTGGGCTTTTAAGAGTTATTTGAACGGGAAAGACGGTAAAATTCTAAAACAAAAAATTGCAAAAGGGCAGTGGAAACCAATTCGTGATTTGAATGAAGTAGATCCAATTGATGGTTATGATGTTATTTCGACTATAGACGTTTTTATTCAGGATATTGCGCATCATGCTTTGCTGAAACAATTGCAAGATTATGAAGCAGATCACGGCTGTGTTGTAGTTATGGAAACACAAACAGGCCATGTGAAAGCAATTTCAAATTTAGGAAGAGCAGAGGACGGATCGTATTACGAAACAACAAATTACGCAATTGCCGAATCTCACGAACCAGGTTCAACTTTTAAGCTGGTCGACTTGATGGCAATTTTGGATGATAAAGTAGCTGATACAAGTACAGTTTATGACAGCCATAACGGTGTAGTTAAATATTATGGAAGATCAGTTCGTGACTCGCACAACGGAGGTTATGGAAAGGTTTCATTAGCACGTGGATTTGAACTTTCATCAAATACTGTAATGGTTCAAGCGGTTTATGAAAATTACAAAAATAACCCATCTAAGTTTGTAAATCATGTCAATAGTTATGGCTTAAATAAGACGCTGGGATTGCATTTCAAAGGAGAAGGAAGACCATATATACCACAGCCAGGAGACAAACATTGGTCAGGAGTTTCGCTTCCTTGGATGGCATTTGGATATGGAGTTTCAGTTACACCAATGCAGACTTTGGCATTATACAATTCAGTTGCAAATGATGGTGTGATGGTAAAACCGCAGTTTGTGTCTGAAATTAAAGAGTGGAATAAAACTATCAAGAAATTTGATGTTGAAGTTATAAATCCAAAAGTTTGTTCTCCAGAAACATTAAAGAAAGTGAAAGCAGTACTGCTGAATGTAGTGAAGAAAGGGACAGGTTCTAAATTGTATTCGAAAGATTTTTCGATGGCAGGAAAAACAGGAACAGCTCAAATGAATTATGGAGGAAAAGAAGGAAAATCAGCGTTGTATTATGCTTCTTCTTTTGTGGGTTATTTTCCAGCAGATCATCCTAAATATTCTTGTATTGTAGTGGTTCATAAGCCAAATACGGCTAAGAATAACTATTACGGAGCAGATGTTGCAGGGCCAGTCTTTAAAAGAATCGCTCAAAAGATTTTTACTGATGCGCCTTCAACAAATAAGATTAAAAAATTAGATACTAGAATTCCAAAACAGGATGCTAGTTATGATAAATATATTGTAGAAGCCAATAAAAAGGTTAATCAGATTCCGAATTTAAAAGGAATGCCGGGAATGGATGCAATTGCTTTACTGGAGAATTTAGGTTTAAAAGTAAAAGTAAATGGAATGGGGAAAGTAAAGAATCAATCGATTCAAGCGGGAACCAATATTAGCAAAAACACAACAATTGTATTAGAATTATCGTGAAAATATTAAAAGACATATTATATAAAGTAGCTATTGAATCTGTAAAAGGTTCAACAGAAACTGCTATTCAGAAAATTGAATTTGATTCACGTAAAGTCGAAGCAAATGATGTTTTCGTGGCAATTCGTGGTTCACTTTCAAATGGACATGATTATATTGAAAAAGCAATTCAATTAGGAGCAAAAGCAATCATTTGCGATACGCTTCCAGAAAATATTACCAAAGATGTTACGTACATTCAGGTAAAAGATACCAATACAGCTTTGGCTTTTATGGCTGCTAATTATTTTGAAGATCCATCTGCAAAATTAAAATTAGTTGGTGTAACTGGAACAAACGGAAAAACAACAATTGCATCCTTATTATTTCAATTGTTTCAAAAAGCAGGTTTTAAAGTTGGTTTATTATCAACTGTAAAAATCATGGTTGATGAAAAAGAATATCCAGCAACGCATACAACGCCAGATTCGCTAACAATTAATCATTATTTAAATGAAATGGTCGAAGCTGGAGTTACACATTGTTTTATGGAAGTGAGTTCGCATGGAATTCATCAAAAACGTACTGAAGCATTGCATTTTGTAGGTGGAATATTTACGAATCTATCACACGATCATTTAGATTATCATCCAACTTTTGCAGAATACAGAGATGTTAAAAAGTCGTTTTTTGATTCACTTCCAAAATCAGCTTTCGTTTTATCTAACATAGATGATAAAAACGGAACTGTAATGCTGCAAAATACAGCTGCTAAAAAACAGACGTACGCCTTAAAATCTTATGCCGATTACAGAGCTCAGATTTTAGAAAGCCAATTATCAGGATTATTATTAAAAGTTAATGATAATGAGGTTTGGGTAAAGCTAATTGGAACTTTTAATGCATACAATGTTTTAGCTATTTATGGAACAGCTGTAGAGCTTGGAATTGATAGTCTTGAAGCGTTGCGCTTACTATCTGATTTAGAAAGTGTTTCGGGTCGTTTTCAGTATATTGTATCAGACGGAGGAATTACGGCTGTTGTAGATTACGCACATACGCCAGACGCTTTAGAAAATGTTTTGAAGACGATAAATGATATTCGTACCAAAAATGAACAGTTAATCACTGTTGTGGGTTGTGGCGGAAATAGAGATAAAACGAAACGTCCTATTATGGCGAAAATTGCTTCAGATTTGAGTGATAAAGCTATTCTGACTTCTGATAATCCAAGAAATGAAGATCCAGAAGTCATTTTGGATGAAATGGAGCAGGGAGTGGAGCCTCACAACTATAAAAAAATGCTGCGAATTACAGATAGAAAACAAGCTATTAAAACCGCTTGTCAATTGGCTCAGCCAAAAGATATTATTCTGATTGCCGGTAAAGGACATGAAACGTATCAGGAAATAAATGGTGTTCGTCATCATTTTGATGATATGGAAACAGTAAAGGAAATTTTAGAACAATTGAACAAATAACAAAATCAAAATTCCAAATTCCAAAATCCAATGCAACATTGGAATTGGTCTCGAAGTTTCGGGATAAAAATTGGAATTTTAATTCAAAATTGGAATTTAAAATAAAAGATATATGCTATACTATTTATTTGAATATTTTGACAAGACATTAGATTTACCTGGAACAGGAGTGTTTCAGTACATCACATTTAGATCGGCTTTGGCATTTATGCTTTCATTGCTTTTATCAACAATTTATGGTAAAAGGGTAATTAATTTTCTTCGACGCCAGCAAGTTGGAGAAACTGTTCGTGAACTAGGTCTTGCAGGTCAAAATGAAAAAGCTGGTACACCAACAATGGGCGGATTGATTATCATTTTTGCCACATTAGTTCCAGTTTTGTTATTTGCTCGATTACATAACATTTATATAGTATTGCTTATTGTAACTACATTATGGATGGGAACAATTGGTTTTGTTGACGATTACATCAAAATATTTAAAAAAGATAAACAAGGACTTAAAGGTATTTTTAAAGTTATTGGTCAGGTTGGATTAGGAATTATCGTTGGAGCTGTTCTTTATTTTAACCCTGCTGTTACAGTAAGAACAGATACAGGACGTACGGATGTTTTTAAAACAAGCACTGCAAATACAACTGTTGTGTTATCTGCACCTGTAGAAGAGAAATCAACAGCAACAACAATTCCATTTGTAAAAAACAATGAATTTGACTATGCTGAAATCTTGTCGTTTATGGGAGATGGATATGAAAAATGGGCTTGGTTAATATTTATTCCAGTTGTAATTTTTATCATCACAGCGGTTTCAAACGGAGCCAATTTAACAGATGGAATCGATGGACTCGCCGCAGGAACTTCGGCAATTTCTGTCCTTGCCCTCGGTATATTCACGTTTGTTTCTGGAAATATTATTTTCTCGAATTATCTAAATATTATGTATATCCCCAATTCGGGAGAAATGACGGTTTTTATTTCAGCTTTTGTTGGAGCGCTGATTGGTTTTCTTTGGTACAATTCATATCCGGCATCTGTCTTTATGGGTGATACAGGTAGTTTAACAATTGGAGGAATTATCGCTGTTTTGGCAATTGCAGTTCGTAAAGAAATATTGATTGTTTTGTTCTGTGGTATTTTCTTAGCAGAAAGTGCTTCAGTAATTATTCAAGTATCTTATTTTAAATATACAAAAAAGAGGTTTGGTGAAGGTCGAAGAATTTTCTTGATGTCGCCGCTTCATCATCATTATCAGAAAAAAGGATATCATGAAAGTAAAATAGTGACCCGTTTCTGGATTGTTGCAGTGATGTTAGCCATATTGTCAATTATTACTTTAAAATTAAGATAAATGAGGCTAGTAGTACTTGGGGGAGGAGAAAGTGGAGTTGGAACCGCAATCCTCGGGAAAAAACAAGGATACGATGTTTTCGTGTCAGATTTTGGAAAGATAAAAGAGAGTTACAAAGAAGTTCTTATCATTAATAAAATTGCCTGGGAAGAAGAGCAGCATACAGAAGATTTGATTTTGAATGCCGATGTCGTAATGAAAAGCCCAGGAATTCCAGATAAATCACCAATAGTAAAAAAGCTGGTTGCAGCAGGGATTAAGGTGATTTCTGAAATTGAATTTGCAGCACCTTTTACAGAAGCAATGACAATAGGAATTACTGGAAGTAACGGTAAGACAACAACAACAATGCTGACTTATCATTTGCTGAAATCGGCAGGATTAAATGTCGGTTTAGGCGGTAATATCGGAAAGAGCTTTGCTTGGCAGGTAGCCGAAAATAAATTTGATGCATACGTTCTTGAATTAAGCAGTTTTCAGTTAGACGGAATAATAGATTACAGACCAGATATTGCCATAATAACCAATATTAGTCCAGACCATTTAGATCGATACGAATATAAATATCAAAATTATATTAATTCGAAATTCCGGATAACGATGAACCAGACCGAAAGCGACTATCTCATTTACGATGCAGACGATGAGGCAAGCACAGAATGGTTAAAGAGTAACAAAACAAAAGCAAAATTAATTCCTTTTTCATTAACGAAAACATTCGATGAAGGGGCTTCTATAAATAACAACAAAATGGAAATAAAGATCAACCAAGAAGAGTTTACAATGGAAACAGAATACATTGCGTTAGAAGGAAAACATAATATGAAAAATGCAATGGCAGCAAGCTCTGTGGCGAAATTGATGCAGATTAGAAATGCAACTATTCGTGAAAGTTTATCTAATTTTCAAGGTGTTGAGCACCGTTTAGAAAAAGTATTAAAAATACAAAACGTTCAATATATCAATGACTCAAAAGCGACCAATGTAAATGCTACATTCTTTGCTTTAGATAGTATGAATGTTCCAACCGTGTGGATCGTGGGTGGTGTTGACAAAGGAAACGATTATAACGAATTAATGTCATTAGTCCGCGAAAAAGTAAAAGCGATTATTTGTTTAGGAGTAGACAACCGTAAAATTATAGATGCTTTTGGAAACGTTGTTGATATTATGGTTGAAGTGAACAATATGAACGATGCAGTAAAAACGGCTCAAAGATTAACAGAAAAAGGTGATGCAGTATTGTTGTCTCCAGCCTGCGCAAGTTTTGATTTATTTGAAAACTACGAAGACAGAGGAAAACAATTTAAGCAAGCGGTACACAACTTGTAGAATAAAAGTTTCAAGTTTCAAGTTTCATGTTATGAGGAACTTGAAACCTGAAACAAAAGAAACCTGAAACTAAAAACAATGAAGCAATTAGTAAACAAACTAAAAGGAGATAGGGTAATATGGTCATTTGTGGCTTTATTGGCGTTATTTTCGTTTATGCCTGTTTTTAGTGCGAGTAGTAATCTGGCTTATATTGGTCATGGAACCGGTAATACATTGGGTTATTTGGTAAAACATTTGGCTCACGTTTGTATAGGTTTTCTAATTATATACTGGGTTCACAAAGTGCCGTATCATTATTTTAGAGCGATTTCTAAAATAGCGCTTCCAGTAGTTTGGATTCTATTATTGTACACATTATTAAAAGGAACCGTAATTGCGGGCGCAAATGCAAGTCGATGGATTCAGGTTCCGTTTATTGGAATCACGTTTCAGACTTCGACTCTAGCAGCAAGCGTATTGTTTATTTATGTTGCGCGTTATTTGTCAAAAAAGAAAGAAGAAAATGAGCCGTTTCAAACCTCATTTATTCAACTTTGGATTCCGGTATTTATCACTTTGGCACTTATATTACCAGCCAACTT contains:
- the mraY gene encoding phospho-N-acetylmuramoyl-pentapeptide-transferase; the encoded protein is MLYYLFEYFDKTLDLPGTGVFQYITFRSALAFMLSLLLSTIYGKRVINFLRRQQVGETVRELGLAGQNEKAGTPTMGGLIIIFATLVPVLLFARLHNIYIVLLIVTTLWMGTIGFVDDYIKIFKKDKQGLKGIFKVIGQVGLGIIVGAVLYFNPAVTVRTDTGRTDVFKTSTANTTVVLSAPVEEKSTATTIPFVKNNEFDYAEILSFMGDGYEKWAWLIFIPVVIFIITAVSNGANLTDGIDGLAAGTSAISVLALGIFTFVSGNIIFSNYLNIMYIPNSGEMTVFISAFVGALIGFLWYNSYPASVFMGDTGSLTIGGIIAVLAIAVRKEILIVLFCGIFLAESASVIIQVSYFKYTKKRFGEGRRIFLMSPLHHHYQKKGYHESKIVTRFWIVAVMLAILSIITLKLR
- the murD gene encoding UDP-N-acetylmuramoyl-L-alanine--D-glutamate ligase; protein product: MRLVVLGGGESGVGTAILGKKQGYDVFVSDFGKIKESYKEVLIINKIAWEEEQHTEDLILNADVVMKSPGIPDKSPIVKKLVAAGIKVISEIEFAAPFTEAMTIGITGSNGKTTTTMLTYHLLKSAGLNVGLGGNIGKSFAWQVAENKFDAYVLELSSFQLDGIIDYRPDIAIITNISPDHLDRYEYKYQNYINSKFRITMNQTESDYLIYDADDEASTEWLKSNKTKAKLIPFSLTKTFDEGASINNNKMEIKINQEEFTMETEYIALEGKHNMKNAMAASSVAKLMQIRNATIRESLSNFQGVEHRLEKVLKIQNVQYINDSKATNVNATFFALDSMNVPTVWIVGGVDKGNDYNELMSLVREKVKAIICLGVDNRKIIDAFGNVVDIMVEVNNMNDAVKTAQRLTEKGDAVLLSPACASFDLFENYEDRGKQFKQAVHNL